A genome region from Carassius carassius chromosome 23, fCarCar2.1, whole genome shotgun sequence includes the following:
- the wfdc1 gene encoding WAP four-disulfide core domain protein 1 isoform X1: MLGCQIRTGFVPVLLVSFFLLMASVSGNAHMIWKRGLNQKDYEYPNHPQTAQHQKNDRCPPPPQMLPERACEVPGCRSDSECERHKRCCYNGCIYACLESVQPPPVLDWLVQPKPRWLGGNGWLLDGPEEVLQAEACSTTEDGDEPLLCPTGYECHIINPGNPSAGIPNRGQCIKQRGNSDGRSLRHKSFKDYKDYLGSNSNNAVSYEKHQHKHVG, translated from the exons ATGCTGGGCTGTCAGATCCGGACTGGGTTTGTGCCGGTACTGCTGGTCAGTTTTTTTCTGCTGATGGCATCTGTTTCAGGAAATGCACACATGATCTGGAAGAGGGGACTCAACCAGAAG GACTATGAGTACCCCAACCATCCTCAGACCGCTCAGCACCAGAAGAACGACCGCTGTCCTCCTCCACCGCAGATGCTGCCTGAGCGAGCCTGTGAGGTCCCAGGCTGTCGGTCCGATTCTGAGTGTGAGAGACACAAACGGTGCTGTTACAACGGCTGCATCTACGCCTGCCTGGAGTCAGTGCAACCTCCACCCG TGCTGGACTGGTTGGTGCAGCCCAAGCCACGTTGGTTAGGAGGGAACGGCTGGCTTTTAGATGGACCAGAAGAAGTTCTGCAGG CTGAGGCCTGTAGCACCACAGAGGATGGAGATGAGCCTTTGCTCTGCCCAACTGGTTACGAGTGCCACATTATCAACCCGGGAAACCCCTCAGCTGGGATCCCAAACCGAGGCCAGTGCATCAAACAGCGTGGAAACTCAG ATGGACGTAGCCTGAGACACAAGTCCTTCAAAGATTACAAGGATTATTTAG GAAGTAACTCCAACAATGCAGTGAGCTATGAGAAACATCAGCACAAGCATGTGGGCTGA
- the LOC132101629 gene encoding monocarboxylate transporter 13-like has protein sequence MDLQRKIRTVQPAGPPDGGYGWFIVLSTFLVFGLTFGVIKSFGVFFVEIHCYFATTATASSWITSISVATVHFGAPVGTALSAYFGHRPVVVAGGLLSSIGMVAGSYAQDLLQLYITVGFLTGFGYALTWTPTVTMLGWYFEKRRPVANAFASTGECLLTFILTPSFQFMVDQYSWRGAMLILGALQLNLCLCGALLRPLNTHVPPKELEEKEQEMQLLSQPHIDSRSSNNRSDSDPLKVKIIRYVDYTLIANARFMVYSMFGVFAALGFFAPSLFLVPYARSQGVEEYQAAALMSISAVLDLLGRVLFGWVANLRLVKTVHQLIVTVILLGIVLLLCPLATTFTQLALFSAGYGLVFGATVAIHITVLAEVVGVERLGSALGFFMLIRSSGGLLGPPLAGIFIDKMSDYGAGFLMAGVALLVSALFLLVLQQMNKKGTGKGKDVNLENGKREEDLNPRNFNLRKS, from the exons ATGGATCTACAAAGAAAGATCCGAACAGTTCAGCCTGCAGGTCCCCCGGATGGAGGCTATGGCTGGTTCATTGTGCTTTCCACCTTCCTTGTCTTTGGGCTGACATTCGGAGTAATCAAGTCCTTCGGTGTGTTCTTCGTAGAAATCCACTGCTACTTTGCAACCACAGCAACTGCAAGCTCATGGATCACATCCATCTCTGTGGCAACTGTACATTTTGGGG CCCCTGTAGGCACCGCACTGAGTGCGTACTTCGGCCATCGGCCAGTGGTGGTGGCGGGGGGTCTGCTGAGCAGCATTGGGATGGTGGCCGGGTCATATGCCCAGGATCTGCTACAGCTGTACATCACTGTGGGGTTCCTTACAG GATTTGGCTATGCGCTGACCTGGACCCCTACTGTGACCATGCTGGGCTGGTACTTTGAGAAGCGACGGCCAGTGGCCAATGCTTTTGCCAGCACAGGAGAGTGCCTCCTCACCTTCATCCTTACCCCATCCTTCCAGTTCATGGTGGATCAGTATTCCTGGAGGGGAGCGATGCTTATCCTGGGAGCTCTGCAGCTCAACTTGTGTTTGTGTGGAGCTCTTCTGAGACCCCTCAACACACACGTTCCTCCTAAAGAGCTCGaggagaaagagcaggagatgcaGCTGTTATCTCAACCTCACATAGACTCTAGAAGTTCAAATAATAGGTCAGACTCAGATCCACTGAAGGTCAAAATCATTCGTTACGTGGACTACACTCTTATCGCTAATGCTCGCTTCATGGTCTACTCAATGTTTGGTGTCTTTGCTGCTCTCGGCTTCTTCGCTCCATCTCTCTTTCTGGTTCCGTACGCCCGGAGTCAAGGAGTGGAGGAGTACCAGGCAGCCGCTCTCATGTCCATCTCTGCTGTGCTGGACCTGTTAGGCCGGGTGTTATTTGGGTGGGTGGCTAACCTGCGGCTGGTTAAGACAGTCCATCAGCTGATCGTCACAGTGATTCTGTTGGGTATTGTTCTGCTGCTCTGCCCGCTTGCAACCACATTCACCCAGCTAGCGCTGTTCAGTGCGGGTTATGGACTGGTGTTCGGAGCGACTGTGGCCATTCACATCACGGTACTCGCTGAGGTGGTGGGGGTAGAGAGGCTGGGAAGTGCTCTGGGCTTCTTCATGCTCATCCGCAGCAGCGGTGGCCTCCTTGGACCACCTTTGGCAG GAATCTTCATAGACAAAATGAGTGACTATGGAGCTGGTTTTCTGATGGCGGGTGTGGCTCTTCTTGTCTCCGCCCTCTTTTTGCTTGTGTTACAGCAGATGAACAAAAAAGGGACGGGAAAGGGTAAAGACGTCAACTTGGAGAACGGAAAAAGAGAGGAGGATCTGAATCCAAGAAATTTCAATTTAAGAAAAAGTTAG
- the wfdc1 gene encoding WAP four-disulfide core domain protein 1 isoform X2: protein MLGCQIRTGFVPVLLVSFFLLMASVSGNAHMIWKRGLNQKDYEYPNHPQTAQHQKNDRCPPPPQMLPERACEVPGCRSDSECERHKRCCYNGCIYACLESVQPPPVLDWLVQPKPRWLGGNGWLLDGPEEVLQAEACSTTEDGDEPLLCPTGYECHIINPGNPSAGIPNRGQCIKQRGNSGSNSNNAVSYEKHQHKHVG, encoded by the exons ATGCTGGGCTGTCAGATCCGGACTGGGTTTGTGCCGGTACTGCTGGTCAGTTTTTTTCTGCTGATGGCATCTGTTTCAGGAAATGCACACATGATCTGGAAGAGGGGACTCAACCAGAAG GACTATGAGTACCCCAACCATCCTCAGACCGCTCAGCACCAGAAGAACGACCGCTGTCCTCCTCCACCGCAGATGCTGCCTGAGCGAGCCTGTGAGGTCCCAGGCTGTCGGTCCGATTCTGAGTGTGAGAGACACAAACGGTGCTGTTACAACGGCTGCATCTACGCCTGCCTGGAGTCAGTGCAACCTCCACCCG TGCTGGACTGGTTGGTGCAGCCCAAGCCACGTTGGTTAGGAGGGAACGGCTGGCTTTTAGATGGACCAGAAGAAGTTCTGCAGG CTGAGGCCTGTAGCACCACAGAGGATGGAGATGAGCCTTTGCTCTGCCCAACTGGTTACGAGTGCCACATTATCAACCCGGGAAACCCCTCAGCTGGGATCCCAAACCGAGGCCAGTGCATCAAACAGCGTGGAAACTCAG GAAGTAACTCCAACAATGCAGTGAGCTATGAGAAACATCAGCACAAGCATGTGGGCTGA
- the utp4 gene encoding U3 small nucleolar RNA-associated protein 4 homolog — protein sequence MGEFKVHRVRFFDYMPSGIRALAYNRDTERMAVARIDGSVEVFHSSDRFFQEKIIPGREQCGVEGLSWVGERLFSAGLNGGITEYDLTNQKVKYTVDAYGGPIWTITGNQQGTHLAVGCEDGTVKLFEVNEDQIQFERNLDRQKSRIISLSWHPSGSKIAAGMIDMIQIFNVETGHSVHRILADRGVGTSRSKECVVWSVVYLSDGTVISGDSVGMVKLWDDQTGTLIKSHNVTKCDVLALSVSQNEDSLVAGTSEGTVVQFQFVSVVLGKDDKEWVRTRTFKNHTHDIRAVAEITTAVVSGGMDAQLVVRPLLDKIEVRSAASALRKIHFPHRKLVSCARKSGLMLFQYSGHLELWRLGESEGKGTPGSSLFVKRNPEKLLHLKVKGEDHIGCSAVSPCGEWIVYSTASSLRLYRLHFDNNNVSITKISKLPKLLSSANQLCFSSDSSHLFSASTQSSVHLVSLSQSGCKFVGTLKPKSGSHQAIHLLAASEDGKWLASANSDHEVHIYNLQTRKAHCTVPVYSSAVTAMGIHPTTNCLFIMYADQQMCEYSIEQNEYTDWSRTVQRKGLHRFWLERDTPCLNVMFNPQNPSHVILHDMYMLCVIDKSLPLPDDKTQFYNQLTLKSLPEEQRKSHSHAFKVSKTFKDILFVELMSDQSLVVVERPLEDVATQLPAPIKQKKFAT from the exons ATGGGGGAGTTTAAAGTTCACCGTGTTCGGTTCTTTGATTATATGCCGTCGGGAATCAGAGCCTTGGCTTATAATCGAGATACTGAAAGGATGGCAGTGGCGAGGATTGACGGATCAGTGGAGGTTTTCCACTCTTCAGACAGATTTTTCCAAGAAAAG ATCATCCCTGGCAGAGAGCAGTGTGGGGTTGAAGGTCTGTCCTGGGTTGGGGAGCGTCTGTTCAGTGCAGGACTCAACGGTGGAATAACGGAGTATGACCTGACAAACCAAAAAGTGAAATACACCGTAGATGCCTATGGAGGGCCAATCTGGACTATTACAGGCAATCAGCAAGGAACACACTTAGCT GTTGGTTGTGAAGACGGAACTGTGAAACTGTTTGAGGTGAATGAAGACCAAATACAGTTTGAGAGAAATCTGGATAGACAAAAAA GCCGCATCATCTCTCTGTCCTGGCACCCATCAGGCTCCAAAATAGCAGCTGGAATGATAGATATGATCCAAATATTTAATGTAGAGACCG GCCACTCTGTTCACAGGATTCTGGCTGACAGAGGCGTCGGGACATCCCGCAGTAAGGAATGCGTGGTGTGGAGTGTGGTATACCTCTCGGATGGGACAGTCATCAGTGGAGACTCTGTGGGAATGGTCAAATTGTGGGATGATCAAACCGGTACACTAATCAAAAGCCATAATGTCACTAAATGTGATGTGCTGGCATTATCAGTCTCTCAG AATGAGGATAGCCTTGTTGCCGGGACTTCAGAAGGAACTGTGGTACAGTTTCAGTTCGTCTCTGTGGTTTTGGGAAAGGATGACAAAGAATGGGTCCGAACCAGAACATTTAAGAACCACACACATGACATCAGAGCTGTGGCAGAGATCACGACGGCTGTGGTTTCAGGAG GTATGGATGCACAGCTGGTCGTGAGACCTTTATTAGACAAGATTGAAGTGAGGTCAGCGGCCTCGGCTTTAAGGAAGATTCACTTTCCACAT AGGAAACTGGTGTCCTGTGCGAGGAAGTCAGGCCTGATGCTTTTCCAGTACTCTGGTCATCTGGAGCTCTGGAGACTGGGAGAGAGTGAAGGAAAAG GCACACCAGGAAGCAGTTTATTTGTAAAAAGAAATCCAGAGAAGCTGCTTCATTTGAAAGTGAAG GGTGAGGATCACATCGGCTGCAGTGCTGTGTCTCCCTGTGGAGAGTGGATTGTGTACTCCACAGCCAGCAGTCTACGGCTCTACAGGCTACACTTTGACAATAACAATGTCAGCATCACCAAG atatcCAAACTTCCAAAGTTACTCAGCTCAGCCAATCAGCTTTGCTTCTCCTCAGACTCCTCCCATTTGTTTTCCGCCTCCACACAGTCATCAGTGCACTTAGTTTCTCTCAGCCAATCAGGATGCAAGTTTGTGGGCACCCTTAAACCTAAGTCAG GTTCCCATCAGGCCATTCACTTATTAGCTGCCAGTGAGGATGGCAAATGGCTGGCCTCTGCAAACAGTGACCACGAGGTTCACATCTACAACCTGCAGACACGGAAG GCTCATTGCACGGTTCCTGTCTACAGCTCTGCTGTCACTGCCATGGGTATTCACCCCACAACAAACTGTCTGTTCATCATGTATGCAGATCAACAG ATGTGTGAGTATTCCATAGAGCAGAACGAGTACACGGATTGGAGCAGAACAGTGCAGAGGAAGGGCCTTCATCGCTTCTGGTTGGAAAGAGACACACCGTGTCTCAATGTGATGTTCAATCCACAAAATCCATCCCATGTGATCCTGCACGATATGTACATGCTCTGCGTCATTGACAAAAGCCTG CCACTTCCTGATGACAAAACTCAATTTTACAATCAGCTGACTCTGAAGAGTCTCCCAGAAGAACAGAGGAAATCTCACAGCCATGCTTTTAAAGTATCCAAGACCTTCAAG GATATCCTGTTTGTTGAGCTGATGTCGGATCAGTCTCTGGTGGTGGTTGAGCGCCCACTAGAGGACGTCGCCACTCAGTTGCCTGCACCCATCAAACAAAAGAAATTTGCCACATAA